In a single window of the Melioribacteraceae bacterium genome:
- a CDS encoding FAD-binding oxidoreductase: MIEKTNKDEFLDFLVDASNFKGDAEKLYIPESEKDISSILTSCNLTGEKITVAGNGTGVTGSRVPLSGSILSLQKLNNIIEFNEKEKWIRVQPALVLSELQNFVESKSLFYPPDPTERNCFIGGNVATNASGAKSFKYGATRNYVIGLNVILPCGEILSISRGEFIADGNSLRFSTETNSYSLELPNVQMPTVKNASGYFIKSGMDLIDLFIGSEGTLGIITEIKLKLIALPKELLSVIVFFDDENDGLNFIDEARSASRNSENSESELSARGLEFFDGNSLKFLSNEFNNIPDEAGCAVWFEQENFTDELLGKWLDLIIKHNADAEKAWIAANAVDLEKFKDFRHSISWKVNEYITRHNFRKVGTDTSVPVNSFRDYFNFMKALPQRENIDYVIYGHFGDCHPHLNMLPKNNDEFAKAKNIYTEICKKAVKLGGTVSAEHGIGKAKRDYLTMMYGEKTIKEMAKVKLYFDPKNILSPGNLFNEELIDELKSNL; this comes from the coding sequence ATGATTGAAAAAACGAACAAAGATGAATTTTTAGATTTTTTGGTTGACGCATCTAACTTTAAAGGGGATGCCGAGAAACTATATATTCCAGAATCCGAAAAAGATATCAGTTCTATTCTAACAAGTTGTAATCTTACTGGAGAAAAAATTACGGTAGCCGGCAACGGAACAGGTGTCACTGGATCACGAGTGCCTCTGTCAGGTTCAATTCTTTCACTTCAAAAATTGAATAATATTATTGAGTTTAATGAGAAAGAAAAATGGATTAGGGTTCAACCAGCATTAGTTCTATCTGAGCTACAAAATTTTGTGGAGAGCAAATCACTATTTTATCCTCCCGATCCAACCGAGAGAAATTGTTTTATTGGTGGTAATGTAGCTACAAATGCCTCTGGAGCTAAATCATTTAAATATGGTGCTACCAGAAATTATGTGATTGGGTTAAATGTTATTTTACCTTGCGGTGAGATTCTTAGTATTAGTCGTGGTGAGTTTATCGCTGATGGAAATTCATTAAGATTCAGTACCGAAACAAATAGTTACTCATTAGAATTGCCAAACGTACAAATGCCGACTGTAAAAAATGCTTCCGGTTATTTTATTAAATCCGGTATGGATTTGATTGACTTATTCATTGGTTCAGAAGGTACATTAGGGATTATTACTGAAATAAAACTTAAGTTGATTGCGCTTCCTAAAGAACTTTTGTCAGTAATTGTATTTTTTGATGATGAGAATGATGGCCTTAATTTCATTGATGAAGCCCGATCCGCATCACGCAACAGTGAAAATTCCGAATCAGAATTATCCGCCAGAGGTCTGGAATTTTTTGATGGCAATTCTCTCAAATTTCTCTCAAATGAATTTAACAACATTCCAGATGAAGCTGGTTGCGCAGTTTGGTTCGAACAAGAGAATTTTACCGATGAACTGCTTGGTAAATGGTTGGATTTGATAATAAAACATAATGCTGATGCAGAAAAGGCGTGGATTGCCGCCAATGCCGTTGACCTTGAAAAATTTAAGGATTTTCGCCATTCAATTTCATGGAAAGTGAATGAATACATAACACGGCATAATTTTAGAAAAGTGGGGACCGATACGTCTGTTCCAGTTAATTCATTTCGTGATTACTTTAATTTCATGAAAGCCTTACCTCAAAGGGAAAATATAGATTATGTGATTTATGGTCACTTTGGCGATTGTCATCCGCACTTAAATATGCTGCCAAAGAATAATGATGAGTTTGCGAAGGCAAAAAATATTTATACCGAGATCTGTAAAAAAGCGGTTAAGTTAGGCGGAACTGTTTCAGCTGAGCATGGAATAGGAAAAGCAAAAAGAGATTATTTAACAATGATGTATGGGGAGAAAACAATTAAGGAGATGGCAAAAGTAAAACTCTATTTTGATCCCAAAAACATTCTTTCGCCAGGGAATTTATTTAATGAAGAATTGATTGATGAACTTAAGTCTAATTTATAA